A window of Solanum stenotomum isolate F172 chromosome 3, ASM1918654v1, whole genome shotgun sequence contains these coding sequences:
- the LOC125857951 gene encoding transcription factor bHLH47 has protein sequence MDTENPAPIVEKDTTDAETSLDSSHLGKKIQKKVPKRIHKAEREKIKREHLNELFLGLADALELSEQMNGKASVLSEAARFVKDMLSQIKHMRTENTTLLSESQYLSVEKKELEDENRALEAEISKLQTEVKAREAETSLDLNLAPPEIHHTEFASQTNYMRLPASEHAFQQSQMMNPVYVFPLSSNPQAYPAPDAADSMAMPTSTVKKPQPRYPTPNDVWPSQILEKRPQLLRQEVQDGA, from the exons ATGGATACAGAAAATCCTGCTCCAATAGTTGAAAAGGATACCACAGATGCTGAGACATCATTAGATAG CTCTCATCTCGGGAAGAAGATTCAGAAGaaagttccaaaaagaattcaCAAAGctgagagagagaaaataaagagagagCATCTGAATGAGCTTTTTCTTGGTTTGGCTGATGCTCTTG AACTATCTGAGCAGATGAATGGAAAAGCTTCTGTATTGAGTGAAGCTGCTCGATTTGTAAAGGACATGCTTTCTCAGATCAAGCATATGAGGACAGAAAATACAACTTTGCTGTCTGAATCTCAATAT CTTAGCGTGGAGAAAAAGGAGCTTGAGGATGAAAATAGAGCTCTAGAGGCTGAAATTAGCAAACTGCAGACTGAGGTCAAAGCAAGGGAAGCTGAGACTAGTCTTGACCTAAATCTAGCTCCTCCTGAAATTCATCATACAGAGTTTGCCTCACAAACTAACTATATGAGATTGCCTGCTTCGGAGCACGCATTTCAGCAGTCACAGATGATGAACCCTGTGTACGTCTTTCCCTTGAGTTCTAATCCCCAGGCTTATCCAGCGCCTGATGCTGCAGATTCCATGGCTATGCCCACATCTACTGTGAAGAAACCACAGCCCAGATACCCCACTCCAAATGATGTATGGCCATCCCAAATCCTTGAAAAGAGGCCTCAGTTGTTGCGACAGGAGGTTCAAGATGGTGCATAA
- the LOC125857822 gene encoding uncharacterized protein LOC125857822: MNLATFWIVQGLIIIRDFHRELETQQKFNYSDTNCREADEYFRLERFGGIEERKGIGEVACVTSVLRWSKCTIDFDSPSTLASLQHIRFQGELFLLARARFSQLWHDVLEFRTWTIVFTYFGVSNTFRLDMLRTDVLDVMILRFWG, from the exons ATGAATCTTGCAACTTTTTGGATAGTTCAAG GCTTAATAATAATTAGGGATTTCCATCGTGAGTTAGAAACTCAACAGAAATTCAACTACAGTGATACAAATTGCAGAGAGGCCGACGAGTACTTCAG attggaaaggttcggaggcattgaggaaaggaaagGCATTGGAGAAGTAGCTTGCGTGACGTcagttcttcggtggag caAGTGTACCATCGACTTCGACTCGCCCTCAActctagccagtctccagcACATCAGATTTCAGGGTGAGCTATTCCTTCTAGCTCGTGCTAGATTCTCTCAGTTATGGCATGATGTCCTTGAATTTCGGACATGGACCATCGTATTTACTTATTTCGGGGTCTCTAATACTTTTAGACTTGATATGTTAAGAacagatgtccttgatgtgatgattttaagattttggggataa
- the LOC125857962 gene encoding HVA22-like protein a codes for MGGSGGGIVSLLKVIISNFDVLAGPVVSLVYPLYASIRAIETKSPVDDQQWLTYWILYSMITLFELTFAKLIEWLPFWSYAKLIATCWLVIPYFNGAAYVYEHYIRTYIVQRKAVNIWYVPRKKDVFSKPDDILTAAEKYIKEHGTQAFEEMIHKADGERKTHTSNYVFYDDDYRY; via the exons ATGGGAGGATCTGGAGGAGGTATAGTAAGCTTACTCAAGGTCATAATCAGCAACTTTGATGTTCTTgctgg GCCGGTGGTTAGTTTGGTGTATCCTCT GTATGCTTCAATTAGGGCTATTGAGACCAAATCCCCCGTGGATGATCAGCAATGGCTTACATACTGGATTTTGTATTCTATGATTACACTTTTTGAGCTGACGTTTGCCAAGCTTATTGAATG GCTTCCTTTCTGGTCATATGCAAAACTGATAGCGACCTGCTGGTTGGTCATACCTTACTTCAATGGTGCTGCGTATGTGTATGAGCATTATATTAGGACTTATATTGTCCAACGAAAAGCAGTTAACATCTGGTATGTGCCACGAAAGAAGGATGTCTTTAGTAAGCCAGATGACATCCTGACTGCTGCAGAGAAATACATAAAAGAACATGGAACCCAAGCATTTGAGGAGATGATTCACAAG GCTGATGGAGAACGAAAGACCCATACCAGCAATTACGTGTTTTATGATGACGACTACAGATACTGA
- the LOC125857947 gene encoding uncharacterized protein LOC125857947, whose protein sequence is MARVRNYCSISKPAIWIWLISALTFYLLFLMANRNSTEWSISNAEQRSRLYEKMEKDLEDHGAAFLKQGETTQSLSLSDLFILKDGVVTPVLKAANPPVRANVLYLNPEYSVPIADAVRSIFSPHFDKAIWFQNSSLYHFSMFHGSHHITAVPASESEIEAEANAVRAVSESICPLKITLDRVVLTSTGVLVGCWQVDSGSDPVTIRQKLRNALPHAPVKQLYDAVMLHTSFARLLGHPSSWPEEANKVSELQFLHELVSRLNNKISGTKATVGELWYVEEYDILALALDGRMKLRKFQLGCSKV, encoded by the exons ATGGCTAGGGTTAGGAATTATTGTTCCATTTCGAAACCGGCGATTTGGATCTGGTTAATCTCTGCACTTACCTTTTATCTTCTATTCCTTATGGCTAATCGCAATTCTACAG AATGGTCTATCTCAAATGCGGAGCAGAGGTCTAGATTGTATGAAAAGATGGAGAAAGACTTGGAGGATCACGGAGCTGCTTTCCTCAAACAGGGAGAAACTACTCAATCACTTTCCCTGTCAGATCTGTTTATTCTCAAAGATGGAGTAGTCACTCCTGTCCTCAAG GCTGCAAATCCCCCTGTGCGAGCGAATGTTTTGTATCTCAATCCAGAGTATTCTGTCCCTATTGC GGATGCTGTGAGATCTATATTCTCGCCACATTTTGATAAAG CAATTTGGTTTCAGAACTCTAGTTTATATCACTTTAGCATGTTCCACGGATCCCATCACATTACTGCTGTCCCTGCTTCTGAATCAGAG ATTGAAGCTGAAGCAAATGCTGTTAGAGCTGTTTCTGAGTCAATCTGCCCACTAAAAATTACCCTAGACAGAGTGGTTCTGACATCAACTGGGGTGTTAGTAGGTTGTTGGCAG GTGGACTCTGGAAGTGATCCAGTAACTATCAGACAAAAATTGAGAAATGCTCTCCCACATGCACCTGTGAAGCAACTT TATGATGCTGTAATGCTTCATACCTCATTTGCCAGACTTCTTGGACATCCTAGCAGTTGGCCTGAG GAAGCAAATAAGGTTTCAGAACTCCAATTTCTCCATGAGCTCGTGAGTAGATTAAACAACAAAATCAGTGGCACTAAG GCTACTGTCGGTGAGCTTTGGTACGTTGAGGAATATGACATATTAGCGCTTGCGTTGGATGGAAGAATGAAACTCCGCAAGTTCCAGCTTGGCTGTTCGAAAGTGTGA